The Chaetodon trifascialis isolate fChaTrf1 chromosome 11, fChaTrf1.hap1, whole genome shotgun sequence nucleotide sequence TGAAAACTGACAATGCAACAACTCGGActcattaatacatttattaaatatAGCCAATGTTATTCCATTCATAGCCAGGTCTCGGAATacagtttttattcatgtcGTCAtttacagaggaaaaaaaaaaaaacaagacatcacTTGTCaacaaagggaaagaaaagactACATGGATCAACATTATTTGAGACAAACTTATCTTAAATCTGTGAATGTAAGTTCAAAGCTGGAGTACAAAGTAAAACACCTAAGTATTAAGCTGAACAGCTAAGGTACCAAAACAAACGAAGGTCTTCCAGCTCACACACCCGCCTCAGCCTGCTCCGTTTAACTGCTGGATGTCCACTGAGGAAAGACAGTGGACAACTGGAACAGAACACTTCGAGTCAGCAGAGGTTTTAAACCAAAGGCAAGCTGCACACTCAACCACAACGTGGGCCTTTCTCTCTTGAACGCACAGAAGACGAGGCTCTCTGCGACAGACATTTCAGATTGAGCGGGTTCGCACGGGAATAGGAAGTGCTGccaaacagagagggaaagaggaatgGCTACTTTTTTAATTACATCCATCTCAGAGCAACACAGGCAAACGATCTCTCAACAAAAAGCACGGCCTATAAGGAAGACcagaaaatacagacagaaacagacagttATCAAAAATGTACCAACTGCTCAAGGTAAGAAATCTATAcaaactttacattaaaaatcaCGGACATTCTGTCTAGTAAAAACAAAGCGTTGAGCAAAGCACTGACCATGAAAATCCAAAAATACAGCCGTCTTCTACATGATGAGTTATAATACAGGACATCACTGATGTCAGCTGctttacacaaacaaactcgCGGGGGGACGAACCCATCGGTTTATTCATCAGAATCCAACAGACAACCATGATCGAGGCCGGAGCGGGTTCGGAAGTGAAGGAGTGAAAGTGGAGTTCTGCTGGGTTTCGACGCCACTCCTTATTGATAAAGGTGAGGAACATACAATCAAAGTGCAACTACAGAGGGCCGGCGGTGGCGGCGGCCTCACTCGTCTTGTGTTTGCCTACTTTGCCTCTTTTTGACAAGGTCAGCACAGAATCGTTGAAACCACGTCCCCCGTTTCATCAAATAGCTTCGACAGCACTTACCCATCAtagttttcttttgttaaaaaatataaatatctcTTGCGTAAAAAAATATCGCGggtgatttcttttctttgagtACAAATAGAAAAAGGAAATTCTTGGCAAAATTTTGTCAGTCAGTCTCTGGAGAGGGAGCAAAGATGATGGGTAGAAGGTGTTCTGCAGGACGTGACATGGAGCCGTGGTACTTTGGAATGAGCTTTGCAGGCAGTCAGTACATGAATGTGTTGGAGGGATGGGGagatgggtgggtgggggtcCGCTGCCCCTTTCTGGAGgaccagctgcagtttggttgGCTGTGTTCTTCAAGGTGTGACtctcagtgacctttgaccttatCTAAGGTGAGTCTTTGCTCTCAGGAGATACTGCACTCACGGGCCAAGAGGggctcatcttcctcatcaccCCTCACCTCTGCCCATAAGTGGGAACACGGGGACTATTTTTTCACCCCAGTTCAGCATCTGTCAGTCAGCCTCTCTGAACTCTGGATCCTTTAGTTCTCCTGCGTTCTGGATGGCTCCACCTCACTTTGGCCCACGGGTTCTGCCTCTGTCCTGCATCTCTTGGCCGGCCTTTCGTGTGCTGTTgccgtgtctctgtggtccagcGGAGGCTCCAGAGAGCCATTTCGGTCGTGGCTGGGCGCGCTGGGCTGGCTGCAGCCGTTGGAGTTGTTGTCTGAAATGGGAGGAGGAGCCTCCACCGCCGGATGGGAGGGACCGTTGGACTGAACTGACTCAGGTTTGACTTGGTTAGCTGGAGGCAACTGAGCGCCCTCCACTGGGTGGCTGGAATTGTGGCTTGCGATACCTGCCAAAGATCAGTGAGAAGTCAGTGGTttgaaaccataaaaacatgaaaaacacagaaactgtggTAAAATCTAGCCGTGTAGATGTTTCAGATTGACTCGACCAGGTTCTCACATTAGTCTAATTACATTCCCCTGAGGTCTTGGTTTAGACTTTCAGATGAAAGGTGTCTTTAATAACCGTTTGTGTGCACTCTGATAAGTACTTCACATCCATCCGCTCACCGttctgactgctgctgtcttccTTCTCCGAGTGGCTGgcgctgctgctggaggtggtgggaggagGCGACGCCGCCCTGCTGGACGTCACGCTCTCAGTCTCATCCAGTAATCTGTCCATGTAgtctctgaggacacacagcagcacgCAAGCTGTTagacacatttttttctaacCTTGTTGTTGAGGTGCTATCACCAGTTATGACGCTAGGTTTTCCATAAGGACCAATGATGAAAGCTCTTTTCACTCAATCacttatttttaaaaatccatccTTACAGGCCAGTTTAGGTCTAGATGTGATAGTTTTATCTTAGATTTCATTCTGGCTTCACTGTCGTTGCATTCCCTTGGCAGTACATTAATATTATAATACACCCAGAAATTATAGTTTTTACTAATGTGGTTAGAACTGCCTCCCCAGTGGTCTGGCTTGCCTTTGTACAGCACATCAGACTCACATGCCATTGACAtctgttattgtttgttttctaaaaaGGCAAACACATTATATTTCACTAATTTAAGATCTGTTTGAACAAAGCTTTGTGTATAATGTGTCTGCAAAGAGGACACACCAGCGGCCGACAATCTGACAATCTGTTTACATCCGTACGTTTGATGTTTGTATTTTGCTTCTGAATCATGAAACATCTTTAGGAATATTAGAAACGCCAAACatattacacaaacacattaaccTGAAATAAGAGAGCCATTTATTCCATGAATAAAGTCTATTGTAGGAAAACATACAACATATGTTTTTTGAAAAACTTACGTGACACCAGGGTGAAGGTTGTATTTCCTTTTCCCAAGTCTGGTTTGCTGTGCAAAGAAATCATAACGCTCAGACTTCTTCCACATGTAATAAAAGGCCACACATTCTCCTACAGACCTAGTTCTCACCTGAAAGATTTAATTCAGCAGACATGAAATAACCATTATTACCATCGTCTGAAGAGATTGATTCAGTACAATTTCAAATAAGAGACAAATCAAATTATTTCTTTGGTCATATCGTCTACAGAcatttgtgtgtaaaaacaaagaaatttgatTTGTCTCAAAATGCAACAAGGTTGAAATGCAGCCAATTCCAACCCTGAGCATCCAACAGCcacatgacaacaaacacacaaacattaagtTAACAAGTTCATCCAAATccaaatcattttaatgttatcAATACATGCTCATGACATATTAAGCACAAACGGTTCATGTGCCTCTGAAACACTTCTCTTACCTTGTTGGCCTGTATTAAATGAAAGTCTTTCCCATAAGCTTTTAGTCCTTGTTCAAAATTTCTACATTCCTCTTCAGTCCAGACAGATAGCTCCTCTGTCACAGAGAGAACAAGTGTTAATCTCACATCTGCAAGACCACCCTGAAAATAAGACTCCAAGCACAGAGTGCCATATCACACCAAACACGCTATATCAGACAAGACTGAAGGTGAATACGTGAAGGACCTTACTGTCTACTTACCTCTGGCTGCTTTTACATTAAACCTAAGTCTTCTTAAAGCTTCCTCTGTGTCAAAGTCACATTTCACCAGCTCATACAAAGCCtacagggagacagacaaacatgtaAGACAGCACGATCACAACTCCTTTCACTTAAAGCACAgcttttcttattgtcaacagaCCCAGGAAAAGACTAACAGATATACAGGCTACAGATGTAATGCTCTCACCTGTTCATTGTCTTTGATATGGGATCCCTCTGGGATTGCATCCACTCCCTTCTCCTCGCCTGTCCGCCTTGATGCCTCCGTCAAGAACTCCACCACTTTGCCTTCAGGAAGACACTCGGGGTTCCACAACAACTGGTCATCATTTTCATAAACTACAAGAAAAATGAATGGCGGACAGGAAATGTGGCGTCAGCCTTTAGTCTGCTGTACCATCTTTAGTTCTTTTGGACCCAGAAGGATACATCATGTTCCAGCTTAAATATGCAGATGTTGACAGTGAGACAACAAACAGCCAGCATACCTTTTTCATTGTCTTTATATTTACACAGACCAACAGGGGTTTCTGCTTGATACATGGAGCCCACCATGATTTCCTGTTGGGAATAAGCACACAGTTTAGGCGGAGTGTAGATGGGCTGATAATTACTTACAAATCTGAAACCTGCTCGcaccacacaaaacagacaggGGTCCAATTTCAACTACGGTTTATACAATTTTTAGCACACATTAAAATTTTTGTGAATATATTCTTCCTTTTTAAATATCCCTGATTGTTCCTTTAAGAAAAGTTAACTCTGTTGAAGAAGTTCAGTGCTGTAATTCTGCAGTGGGGTCACAGTATATTTGAAGCCAATTCCATCATAGTATCCGTAACTGTCAGTCAAAAGGAACTGGCACTGCTCATGATGCAAATCCTGACGTCACAGGAGGAACTCTGTACTTAAATTCATCTGTGCAAGTTCTTCAGAATTTACAACAAACCATGTTTTTTGTTCTGACAACTGTTTTTAGCAGTGTGTGTAAATCCAACTGTGACCTGACAGAACAAGTGTCTCACACTCTGATAAATGAAGTTCATGTATACCTTTTTCCAGTCTTCAGATGGAATGTagtcctcatcttcatcagacTCCTCCTCTGCATCATTATTACCTGCGACACAATGAATGAACAATAAATGTAATCAGACCATCAGCAGCGTTTTCAAACACAAATCAATACATACAATTTAGTTGCAAcaagagggaagaagaaaaagaaaataaggtGAGGTGGCACATACTTTCAAAGTACTTGAGTTTCTGAGGGCGAATAAGTTCTGCTGTGCCGAGGGACCGCACTGAGCGTGTGCGACCCTCAGAGGTCGCCTGGGCCTCATCCCCTTGTCCTGATGAGTTCTTAACACCCTCACcctgaaaacacatgaacacacacacaaaaaggttGCAGACAGTTACAGATATTAACATTATGGAAACCATATCAGTGTCAGGAGACTGAAGAAATACCAACAtacttcatttcttttcaacTCGCCAGTacttctgctgctttcatcatTGTCTAggtcctcttcctcatcctcttcatcatcatcctcttcttcctcaggttcttcctcctcttcctcatcctcatctgctGGTGAACCGCTGCCATAACCGTACAGATTCAGCAGCTCATGAATGGGCATCTCACCCTCCTGttgaaagaaaagtgaaagaacaGTTTTCTAAACTGTACAATGAATTGAACTTACATCTAACAATCTGATGCCTAAAAGAATTATTTTTATCTaaatttaaatgaacaaaattcaaaattcagGACTGCTGCTTGCCATTGATTGCCAGTGAATGGACTGTTTACATGCTGAGCTACACAGCAAAGTTTATCTCCAAACAGGGCTGACAAAACCAAACGTGAGCTCAAAACCTGAAACTCACCCGTGCGAGGTCTTCAATCTCGTTGGCATTGGTCTCATCTGCTGCCTCCaacatttcctcttcctccagggTGCGTTCATCATCAAAGTCATGGACAAGGATGTCTGCTGATGGGTCGAAATCATGGTCATCGGAACCTGCTGAACCTCCTGGAAAAATAACCCCAAAAAATTAAAGTGATATTGCAAATTAAtagactgaatgaaaacatttactCCACGTAATTATTATGAACAAATCCGATAAGCATTTTTAAAGAATTGAAGAGTATGTTCTGTTTGGATAAGCATGTGGATTACAGATATATAggtatacacatacatacatacatacatgcatacacacacacacacacacacacacacacacacacacacacacacacacacacacacacacacacacacacatcatacatTTGGTAAAAATGCAACTAAACCTCTTACAGATAAAATACCCTGATGGGGATTTCTACTTTGGCAAAAACTGCCAAAAAACAAGTGAAGTACTTCACTTCATCACACAGGTGCAAAAATCTTTTCAATCTACCATTATCATAAAGTAATCAGATTTACGGTGTGTCAAACAATGACCACATACATTTAGAGATATGAAAGGGATTGGAAAAAACATACTTTGTTTTTCACATACTCATCATTAAAAAACACGTTTTACGACTGTTTACAGACTTAACTGTTGTTTACAAACCATCAGAAAAtgtataatataaaaataagtattattctgtattgttgttgttgataataataataataatataagaACAATCAAATAATTTCTTATGATACAGGTCTTTAAGAGTCGCTATCAGTTTGGGAATAATAGCAGGTTTCAATCCAGTGTTTTGGATTTTGGTGGAGCTGATTTGCTTCCCTTCCATTTTGACCAAAATTGTCCTTTTAAACAACATATTATATATAACACAGACGTTTTGACAACAGATTTCAGACCTGTCATACACCCAAAGCGATCACAAAAAGGCTCCAACTTTACGTACCTGGGCTCGAATTCCCGAGGGAGggctggaaaacagaaaagagcaacataaataaagttaaagAACAGCTTCAGAGGCAGATATATCATTGAAAGTACAATCACAAACGCGCCGCTGCAGTTTCCAAGTTGACATACAGAAGTTGCTCTGACCGGGAAACAGAAACGGGAGTTCAGAAAAAGCGCGCCCGACCCCGTGAACTAAAAGCTGACTGCAGTTTAACAcgagaagaaacaaagaagacTGTCACCACTTCCTGTGGGAACATTTTGGCTGCATCTCAACACTACGAATACCATAGGTAACTAACAATGGTGTTTACCGCCCGCCTTCAGTCGCAGTTAGCCACAACAGGCGACTGCTTACTGGGTGGATTTACTCAACTGGCTAACTTACATTACAAATTACAAGTCAATCCTCCTATATATATTTAGCTAACGCGTACAAGTTAAGCTTGGCATCAACCGCCTCCATACAATGCaagaaacaacacacaaaatacCTCTAGCCATGAAACTGTCGCTACATATCTGATTAAAACGTGAATAAAGATAGTAAAGTATTCTTAAACAAAACCGCCAAGTAGCATCGCTAACACCGCAGCTACCTTCCGTCAGGGCTAGcggagctaacgttagctaaacTCGAAGTTTCCTAAACATGCCTGTGTCCAAAAATGGCTATTATCTAGCATCGCAAACAGCGGGGTCTTAATTTCATGTAGTAAAGCTACAACACACAAACGATGTACACACTCGACTGAACCAACTATCTTGCGGTATAAAATTATTTTTCCtaatatttatttcactttcttACCTCCGCCATGTTTGCAATCCTGCAGGGTCACGTCAGGGGTCAGCGGCAGTTCCCGGATGTAGAGCCCCGCCCACCTGCAGTATCAAGCGCACAATGTTTCAAACGCATGAATCCTGCTGTGACATCCATGTGTTATTATGTTCGTTATGTTATATTATGTTAATATAGCACAATAATTAAATTTAACGCATAGATTGAAACAAAGCCATATCATTACATCTAATTCATTGAAATCCAATGTATTGATGTGCTCTAGATAtatgtgaaatgtttttgacTCTTAAAAAGTTGTCTAAATGCTgtataaattaaataaaaatggaaataggaatcaagttaaaaaagaaaagaggcataagct carries:
- the mier1b gene encoding mesoderm induction early response protein 1b isoform X2 — translated: MAEPSLGNSSPGGSAGSDDHDFDPSADILVHDFDDERTLEEEEMLEAADETNANEIEDLAREGEMPIHELLNLYGYGSGSPADEDEEEEEEPEEEEDDDEEDEEEDLDNDESSRSTGELKRNEGEGVKNSSGQGDEAQATSEGRTRSVRSLGTAELIRPQKLKYFESNNDAEEESDEDEDYIPSEDWKKEIMVGSMYQAETPVGLCKYKDNEKVYENDDQLLWNPECLPEGKVVEFLTEASRRTGEEKGVDAIPEGSHIKDNEQALYELVKCDFDTEEALRRLRFNVKAAREELSVWTEEECRNFEQGLKAYGKDFHLIQANKQTRLGKRKYNLHPGVTDYMDRLLDETESVTSSRAASPPPTTSSSSASHSEKEDSSSQNGIASHNSSHPVEGAQLPPANQVKPESVQSNGPSHPAVEAPPPISDNNSNGCSQPSAPSHDRNGSLEPPLDHRDTATAHERPAKRCRTEAEPVGQSEVEPSRTQEN
- the mier1b gene encoding mesoderm induction early response protein 1b isoform X1, with amino-acid sequence MAEPSLGNSSPGGSAGSDDHDFDPSADILVHDFDDERTLEEEEMLEAADETNANEIEDLAREGEMPIHELLNLYGYGSGSPADEDEEEEEEPEEEEDDDEEDEEEDLDNDESSRSTGELKRNEGEGVKNSSGQGDEAQATSEGRTRSVRSLGTAELIRPQKLKYFESNNDAEEESDEDEDYIPSEDWKKEIMVGSMYQAETPVGLCKYKDNEKVYENDDQLLWNPECLPEGKVVEFLTEASRRTGEEKGVDAIPEGSHIKDNEQALYELVKCDFDTEEALRRLRFNVKAAREELSVWTEEECRNFEQGLKAYGKDFHLIQANKVRTRSVGECVAFYYMWKKSERYDFFAQQTRLGKRKYNLHPGVTDYMDRLLDETESVTSSRAASPPPTTSSSSASHSEKEDSSSQNGIASHNSSHPVEGAQLPPANQVKPESVQSNGPSHPAVEAPPPISDNNSNGCSQPSAPSHDRNGSLEPPLDHRDTATAHERPAKRCRTEAEPVGQSEVEPSRTQEN